The Thermomonospora amylolytica sequence GCGCAGCTTCACGTGGCCCGGCTTGTAGACGCCGTGCACGTTCCCGAAGGTGGCGGCCAGGATGTAGCGGCCCTTCTCGCCCACGCCCACGGCCTCTGCGGTGGCCAGCGCGTCACCGGCGGTGGTGTAGAGCTTTTCGTTCATCTCGCCGACGATGCCGTCCTCCTCACCGCCGACGACGCCGATCTCCATCTCCATGATCACGCGGGCCTTGGCGCACTCCTCCAGCAGCTCCGCGGCGATCTGCAGGTTCTCGTGCAGCTCCACCGCCGAGCCGTCCCACATGTGCGACTGGAACAGCGGCTCCTGCCCATTGGCCACCCGCTCCTGGGAGATCTTCACCAGCGGCCGCATGAAGCCGTCCAGCTTGTCCTTGGGGCAGTGGTCGGTGTGCAGGGCGATGTTGACCGGGTACTTGGCGGCCACCACCCGGGCGTACTCGGCGAAGGCGACCGAGCCCGTCACCATGTCCTTGACGGCGGTGCCGGACAGGTACTCGGCGCCGCCGGTGGAGATCTGGATGATGCCGTCGCTCTCGGCCTCGGCGAACCCGCGCAGCGCGGCGTTCAGCGTCTGGCTCGAGGTCACGTTGATCGCGGGGAAGGCGAAGCCCTCCTGCTTGGCGCGGTCGAGCATCTCCGCGTAGACCTCTGGGGTCGCGATGGGCATTGTGAACGTCCTTTCTTCACGCCTGTCCGCTGCGAGGTGCCATGACCGGCCCTGTGACGGGGGCCGCCCCCGGTGGGGACGCCACCGGCCAGCCTAGGGCCCAGTATCGCGGACGGGCCGCCGGAAAGCACCGCCGGGGCGGCCTGGACCGGTCCCGCTTGGCCTGGTGAGAGGGGGTGCGGGGGCCTGCCGGTGTGCCGCTTCGGAGGGAAACGCCGGGCGTGGCCCGTTAAGCTCACGGTGTGGATCTCGCGGTGAACTTCCTAGACCCCCAGAAACTCATCCTGGCCTTCGGCGTGGCCGGCATCCTGGCGATCATCTTCGCCGAGACCGGGCTGCTGTTCGGCTGCATCCTGCCCGGCGACTCGCTGCTGTTCGCGGCCGGCATCTTCACCGTCGGCTCGGCCGCGCAGGGCCTGGGCCTGGACGAACCCCTGTCGCTGCCGGTGCTGCTGGTCGGCGGGCCCCTGTGCGCGATCGCCGGGGCGCAGCTCGGGCACTGGCTCGGCGCCAGATACGGGCGCAAGCTGTTCGACCGGCCCGACTCGCGGATCTTCCGCCAGGAGTGGGTGGACAAGGCCGAGTACTACTTCGAGAAGTTCGGCCCGGCCAAGGCGGTGGTGCTGGCGCGGTTCATCCCGATCGTGCGGACCTTCCTCAACCCGCTGGCCGGGATGCTGGGGATGGACGCCCGCAAGTTCTTCCTGTGGAACGTGATCGGCGGGGTGCTGTGGACCGACGGGCTGTTCCTGGCGGGCCACTTCCTCGGTTCGAAGATCCCGAACATCGAGACCTACATCCTGCCCGGAATCTTCGTCATCATCCTGCTTTCGGTGATTCCGATCCTCCGCGAAGTCCTCAAGGCGCGCTCCGAGAACCGCCGCGCAGGCAACAAGATGGCCGCCGAAGAGTCGCGACCGTCGCTGAGCGGTGACAGTTCTCGCTAACCTCCCCATGTGGGACGTCATCGGTCGGACCCTAGGGGTCTCGCGCGCATCCTCTTCGCGGCCCTCGCCGTGGCGGCGGCGCTGACACTCGTCGTCGTCGGTGGACTGGCGCTGTTCAACGCGCTCACCGCCCCGTCACCGGGCCCGTCGCCGAGCCGGGCGGCCAGTGAGACCG is a genomic window containing:
- the fbaA gene encoding class II fructose-bisphosphate aldolase; this translates as MPIATPEVYAEMLDRAKQEGFAFPAINVTSSQTLNAALRGFAEAESDGIIQISTGGAEYLSGTAVKDMVTGSVAFAEYARVVAAKYPVNIALHTDHCPKDKLDGFMRPLVKISQERVANGQEPLFQSHMWDGSAVELHENLQIAAELLEECAKARVIMEMEIGVVGGEEDGIVGEMNEKLYTTAGDALATAEAVGVGEKGRYILAATFGNVHGVYKPGHVKLRPEVLKEIQEAVGAKYGKDKPFDLVFHGGSGSSLEEIRQAVSYGVVKMNIDTDTQYAFTRPIADHMFRNYDGVLKVDGEVGNKKQYDPRSYGKAAEAGMAARVVTACEDLMSAGKKLK
- a CDS encoding DedA family protein encodes the protein MDLAVNFLDPQKLILAFGVAGILAIIFAETGLLFGCILPGDSLLFAAGIFTVGSAAQGLGLDEPLSLPVLLVGGPLCAIAGAQLGHWLGARYGRKLFDRPDSRIFRQEWVDKAEYYFEKFGPAKAVVLARFIPIVRTFLNPLAGMLGMDARKFFLWNVIGGVLWTDGLFLAGHFLGSKIPNIETYILPGIFVIILLSVIPILREVLKARSENRRAGNKMAAEESRPSLSGDSSR